In one Rhodothermales bacterium genomic region, the following are encoded:
- a CDS encoding NAD(P)/FAD-dependent oxidoreductase: protein MPDFDVITVGAGHNGLIASAYLAQAGYRVAVFERRDIVGGAVSTQEIVPGYKFDLGGSAHILIRLTPIIEELGLSQFGLDYLELDPLFFAPFPDGDSFYIYRDVDRTCNELENRYPGEGDAYRKFVNDWTPFSTRVKEVFLSTPSPFQVGKRFVGGRDRSVNWQTQLSSILKPYGEVVSDYFTEPKLGAALAWMAAQSGPPPTEPLTAPFLLWHPLYHESGIARPRGGSGMLTVALQRHIESYGGTVSTGCPVEEILVQNRRAVGVRIGRVKHTARAVIGATHALESLGRLLPEEHRPSHALKSMRPGNGFGAVLRLALDKPVRYAADPSDDARTALQLVCPSVQTISSAYGDYLKGQPAKDPPIVAMSFSAVDDSLAPPGGEVLWLWAQYYPYELANGQRWDEIQGAVRDSILDQFERYAPGTRDSIVGELFQHPEWLERELGLIRGNVMHLEMSLDQMFMLRPALGMSGYRSHLKGLYLTGASTHPGGGIMGASGRNAASVILKDL from the coding sequence ATGCCTGACTTCGATGTTATTACTGTTGGTGCCGGCCACAACGGCCTCATCGCTTCAGCATACCTGGCTCAGGCCGGTTATCGAGTCGCCGTGTTCGAACGTCGCGATATTGTTGGCGGAGCGGTTTCGACGCAAGAGATCGTACCGGGCTACAAGTTCGATCTGGGTGGAAGCGCACACATACTGATTCGTCTGACGCCGATCATCGAAGAGCTGGGGCTGTCACAGTTTGGACTTGACTATCTCGAACTGGACCCTCTGTTCTTCGCGCCCTTCCCGGATGGCGATTCATTCTACATCTATCGAGATGTGGACCGAACATGCAACGAACTGGAGAACCGTTATCCTGGTGAAGGAGACGCCTACAGGAAGTTCGTGAACGACTGGACACCGTTCTCGACCAGGGTGAAGGAGGTGTTTCTCTCGACTCCGAGTCCCTTTCAGGTGGGCAAACGATTTGTCGGTGGTCGCGACAGGTCGGTCAATTGGCAAACGCAGCTTTCCTCCATACTCAAGCCGTACGGTGAAGTCGTATCCGACTACTTCACGGAACCGAAACTGGGTGCGGCGCTGGCCTGGATGGCGGCTCAGTCCGGTCCCCCGCCGACGGAGCCACTGACAGCTCCGTTCCTGCTCTGGCACCCGTTGTATCACGAGAGCGGTATCGCACGTCCGCGCGGCGGATCCGGGATGCTCACGGTTGCGCTGCAGAGACACATTGAATCGTATGGGGGTACCGTTTCTACCGGGTGTCCTGTCGAGGAGATCCTCGTTCAGAATCGACGGGCGGTGGGTGTCAGGATCGGTCGTGTAAAACACACAGCCCGAGCCGTGATAGGCGCGACTCACGCACTCGAATCGCTTGGTCGATTGCTGCCGGAAGAGCATCGGCCAAGCCACGCGCTAAAGAGCATGCGGCCCGGCAACGGTTTTGGTGCCGTGCTGAGACTGGCGCTCGACAAGCCCGTTCGCTACGCTGCCGATCCGTCTGATGACGCGAGGACGGCGCTGCAGCTTGTCTGTCCGAGTGTTCAGACCATCAGTAGTGCATACGGTGACTATCTCAAAGGCCAGCCCGCCAAGGATCCCCCCATTGTTGCAATGTCATTCAGTGCCGTTGACGATTCTCTGGCTCCGCCGGGCGGTGAGGTCCTCTGGTTGTGGGCTCAATACTATCCGTACGAGTTGGCGAATGGGCAACGGTGGGATGAGATTCAGGGTGCAGTCCGCGACTCGATACTGGACCAGTTCGAACGATACGCACCCGGCACCCGGGATAGCATTGTCGGTGAGTTGTTTCAGCACCCCGAGTGGCTTGAACGCGAACTGGGACTGATCCGTGGGAACGTGATGCATCTGGAAATGAGTCTGGATCAGATGTTCATGCTTCGTCCCGCCCTCGGGATGTCAGGGTATCGCAGCCATCTGAAGGGTCTCTACCTGACTGGTGCCAGCACGCACCCCGGCGGCGGCATTATGGGAGCGTCGGGACGCAACGCGGCAAGCGTGATTCTCAAGGATCTGTGA
- a CDS encoding S9 family peptidase produces the protein MQTYQRLVVAAAFLLGACGAHAQIVEDPYMWLEDVDGSDAMKWVEARNQETVGILAEHPSFDTIFDTNLEILNSNERIPYVAIRGNYVYNFWQDATHEKGIWRRTTLADYISDDPTWDVVLDIDALAAEEEENWVWKGASCLYPAYQRCVVNLSRGGADATVRREFDVEAKSFVGDGFSLRESKGGTSWLDENTLYVGIDFGEGTLTTSGYPRFAKIWKRGTPLSDAKTVYEGDVTDVGSWASVDHTPEGDYEFVTRAVTFFESETLVRLGDKMVKLDLPADANMYGIFKGQMLVALKSDWEVGETTHPQGALISIDFDDFLAGSRSFNRIVVPDERSSVAGVSTTKNLLLINMLENVRSKLYEYRLGDDGWESTQVDAPEFGTLSLSSSDENSDTYFFNYNGFLTPSSLFLVEHRDDGRHVNQAKSLPAFFDASSMVAEQFDAESADGTQVPYFVVRGKDQVFDGSNPTLLYGYGGFEVSMRPSYSATRGKAWLSEGGVFILANIRGGGEFGPRWHQSALKENRQRAFDDFIAVAEDVIKRKITSPRHLGIMGGSNGGLLVGAAFTQRPDLFNAVVCQVPLLDMKRYNKLLAGASWMAEYGNPDIDEEWEYIKKYSPYHNVSKSTAYPEVLFVTSTRDDRVHPAHARKMAAQMLDMGHPVYYYENTEGGHAAATNNKQRAYMSALSYAYLWKKLAPGEANMVKPSSGG, from the coding sequence ATGCAGACGTACCAACGATTGGTTGTTGCCGCGGCCTTTTTGCTAGGGGCGTGCGGTGCACACGCACAGATCGTCGAGGACCCTTACATGTGGCTTGAGGATGTCGATGGAAGCGACGCGATGAAGTGGGTTGAAGCGCGTAACCAGGAGACTGTGGGCATCCTGGCAGAGCATCCATCATTCGATACAATCTTTGACACGAACCTTGAAATACTGAATTCGAACGAACGGATTCCGTACGTGGCCATTCGCGGAAATTACGTCTACAATTTCTGGCAGGACGCGACTCACGAGAAGGGTATCTGGCGCCGGACGACGCTGGCTGATTACATCTCGGACGATCCGACGTGGGATGTGGTGCTCGACATCGATGCGCTGGCAGCCGAAGAAGAGGAAAACTGGGTGTGGAAAGGCGCATCCTGTCTGTATCCGGCATACCAGAGGTGCGTGGTGAACCTCTCTCGTGGCGGTGCGGATGCGACAGTCCGTCGGGAATTCGACGTTGAAGCAAAATCCTTCGTCGGGGACGGCTTCTCTCTTAGAGAGTCCAAGGGAGGCACATCATGGCTGGACGAGAACACGCTCTACGTCGGCATCGATTTCGGTGAGGGTACCCTGACAACGTCCGGCTACCCGAGGTTTGCGAAGATCTGGAAGAGGGGTACTCCCCTTTCCGACGCGAAGACGGTCTACGAGGGCGACGTTACCGATGTCGGGTCGTGGGCCAGCGTCGACCACACACCCGAGGGCGACTATGAGTTTGTGACGCGGGCTGTCACCTTTTTTGAATCGGAGACCCTCGTCCGCCTGGGAGACAAGATGGTCAAACTGGACCTTCCCGCAGACGCCAATATGTACGGCATCTTCAAGGGCCAGATGCTGGTTGCACTTAAATCAGACTGGGAGGTCGGAGAGACTACGCATCCGCAGGGTGCACTCATTAGCATCGACTTCGACGATTTCCTTGCGGGCAGTAGGAGCTTCAATCGAATTGTAGTCCCGGATGAGCGCTCGTCGGTGGCCGGGGTGAGTACCACGAAGAACTTGTTGTTGATCAACATGCTGGAAAATGTGCGAAGCAAGCTCTACGAGTATCGCCTCGGCGACGATGGTTGGGAGAGCACGCAGGTGGATGCGCCCGAGTTCGGTACCCTCAGCCTGTCCAGCTCCGACGAGAATTCAGACACGTACTTCTTCAACTATAACGGTTTTCTGACTCCCAGCTCGCTCTTCCTCGTCGAGCATCGTGACGATGGTCGGCACGTCAATCAGGCCAAGAGCCTGCCGGCGTTCTTTGACGCATCGTCCATGGTTGCTGAGCAATTCGACGCGGAGTCGGCGGATGGAACGCAGGTTCCGTACTTCGTCGTTCGCGGAAAGGATCAGGTGTTCGACGGCTCCAATCCCACGTTGCTTTACGGCTACGGCGGATTCGAGGTGTCAATGAGACCGTCTTACTCTGCGACCCGCGGCAAGGCGTGGTTATCAGAAGGCGGTGTGTTCATACTCGCCAACATTCGCGGTGGCGGCGAGTTTGGGCCTCGCTGGCACCAGTCGGCTCTCAAGGAAAACCGGCAGAGAGCGTTTGACGACTTCATAGCCGTCGCCGAGGACGTGATAAAGCGAAAGATCACGTCGCCCCGGCACCTGGGAATAATGGGCGGGAGCAATGGCGGCCTTCTCGTAGGAGCGGCTTTTACTCAGCGGCCTGATCTTTTCAACGCCGTGGTGTGCCAGGTGCCGCTACTGGATATGAAACGCTACAACAAGTTGCTGGCTGGCGCGTCATGGATGGCGGAATACGGCAATCCAGACATTGATGAGGAGTGGGAATACATCAAGAAGTATTCGCCGTATCACAACGTGTCGAAGTCCACCGCGTATCCGGAGGTCCTGTTCGTCACTTCAACGCGAGATGACCGGGTGCACCCGGCACACGCCCGAAAGATGGCCGCCCAGATGTTGGACATGGGTCATCCCGTGTACTACTACGAGAATACGGAAGGGGGTCATGCCGCGGCGACGAACAACAAGCAGCGAGCGTACATGAGTGCACTGTCGTACGCCTATCTCTGGAAGAAACTGGCTCCCGGCGAGGCCAACATGGTGAAGCCGTCCTCAGGAGGTTAG
- a CDS encoding threonine synthase, translated as MSPVDGARFPRRTIQSNHLGRPLLAQYDLAEIRSSVSPEHLADRPPSLWRYEELLPLEHSRQCITLGEMMTPTTRQDALGQHLGLNDLWIKDETVLPTGSFKSRGMAVAVSMARELGIRRIAMPTAGNAGAALAAYAAKANIEAFVFMPSDAPLHNQHHTATGAHLVLVEGVISDCARLVQEGKEAARWFDFSTLREPYRLEGKKTMGFELAEQCEWTLPDVILYPTGGGTGLIGMWKAFHELKELGWLASDKLPRMVAVQSTGCNPIEKAWLAGKDHCVFFEGAATVASGLRVPSTTGDFLILEALRESNGTAVAVEEERILEWMLIGQRSTGLSIGPESAACIGAALKLVESGWLSPSDRVVLFNCGPERAPGQLERPDVPLLNPDQPVDWSAILTS; from the coding sequence ATGAGTCCCGTCGACGGGGCGCGGTTTCCTCGGCGAACAATCCAGTCGAACCACCTGGGCCGTCCTCTACTGGCTCAATACGACCTTGCGGAAATTCGATCCTCAGTCTCTCCTGAGCACCTCGCTGATCGCCCCCCTTCGCTCTGGCGTTACGAGGAGCTCCTTCCCCTTGAGCATTCGCGTCAGTGCATCACGTTGGGCGAAATGATGACGCCGACCACGCGGCAGGATGCGCTTGGACAGCATCTTGGCCTGAATGATCTGTGGATCAAGGACGAGACGGTTCTGCCCACCGGATCCTTCAAGAGTCGGGGTATGGCGGTGGCGGTTAGCATGGCGCGCGAACTGGGAATCCGAAGAATAGCGATGCCCACGGCCGGCAACGCGGGGGCTGCGCTCGCGGCGTATGCGGCGAAAGCGAACATTGAGGCTTTTGTGTTCATGCCATCGGACGCTCCACTTCACAACCAGCATCACACGGCGACCGGAGCCCATCTGGTTCTTGTCGAAGGAGTCATATCCGATTGCGCCCGCCTGGTTCAGGAAGGCAAGGAAGCGGCCAGGTGGTTTGACTTCAGTACGTTGCGGGAACCCTACCGACTGGAAGGGAAGAAGACCATGGGCTTCGAACTCGCAGAGCAGTGTGAGTGGACGTTGCCGGACGTCATCCTGTATCCCACCGGCGGGGGGACCGGTCTTATCGGAATGTGGAAAGCGTTCCACGAGTTGAAGGAACTGGGCTGGCTCGCTTCGGACAAACTCCCGCGGATGGTGGCCGTTCAGTCCACTGGCTGTAACCCGATCGAGAAGGCGTGGTTGGCCGGAAAGGATCACTGTGTCTTCTTTGAAGGTGCGGCGACGGTGGCCTCAGGATTGCGGGTCCCCTCAACGACCGGCGATTTCCTCATCCTTGAAGCACTTCGTGAAAGTAACGGTACAGCCGTTGCCGTCGAGGAAGAACGAATCCTCGAATGGATGTTGATAGGGCAGAGGTCCACCGGCCTCTCTATTGGCCCGGAGTCAGCAGCGTGCATCGGTGCAGCTCTCAAGCTGGTCGAGTCGGGCTGGCTGTCGCCATCGGACAGGGTCGTCCTCTTCAATTGCGGACCGGAGCGAGCCCCAGGCCAGCTGGAACGCCCCGATGTGCCACTCTTGAATCCCGACCAGCCAGTTGACTGGAGTGCAATCCTAACCTCCTGA
- a CDS encoding hydrogenase maturation protease, producing the protein MNDAGRVAVIGIGNEYRGDDSAGIAVARRLAGLPDSITVIELPGEGTEIIDAMAPFDRVILADASRSGGVPGTVREFDVSRVSLPVRFFNYSTHAFGLAEALEVARALGTLPPEVTVFAIEGQRFDAGDELSLPVVKGVQEVATRIIETLREDT; encoded by the coding sequence ATGAATGACGCAGGGCGAGTGGCGGTAATCGGCATTGGAAACGAGTACCGCGGAGACGACTCTGCTGGCATTGCCGTAGCACGACGTCTGGCCGGGCTGCCCGATTCGATCACCGTGATCGAATTGCCCGGTGAGGGCACCGAGATCATCGATGCCATGGCACCATTCGACAGGGTGATCCTCGCGGATGCGTCGCGTTCCGGTGGAGTACCGGGTACGGTCCGGGAGTTTGACGTTTCCAGGGTGTCGCTTCCGGTGCGATTCTTCAACTACTCAACTCATGCGTTTGGGCTCGCCGAAGCGCTGGAGGTGGCCCGTGCCCTGGGGACGCTGCCGCCTGAGGTGACCGTGTTCGCAATCGAAGGGCAGAGGTTTGATGCAGGAGATGAGTTGAGCTTACCTGTGGTCAAAGGTGTGCAAGAAGTTGCCACACGGATCATCGAGACACTGCGCGAGGACACCTAG
- a CDS encoding Ni/Fe hydrogenase subunit alpha yields the protein MSKNGTTQNRTLRVGLLARVEGEGALHVRVKNNRVVDAKLKIFEPPRFFEALLRGRNYLEAPDITARICGICPIAYQLGASHAMEEACGVRVDGVLRDLRQLIYCGEWIESHALHIFMLHLPDFLGYDDAIGMAAEHKDAVAMGLRLKKIGNMLMSVLGGREVHPINVRVGGFYRVPTATELAELKPELEWARSASIETLELLKTLTYPDFEQEYEYVALSHPDEYAVLDGRLRSNRGLDIPIYEFKSHFVEEHVKHSTSLHAVLRDRGAYMVGPLARYNLSFDQLTDGAREAAIEIGPGRECNNPFRSIQVRAVELLHACDLGLQLIDRYKEPTHPFVETTPRPAVGFGCTEAPRGICWHRYRIDYDGTIRDATIVPPTSQNQKSIEADLREFVTQHLHLNTEDLTWKCEQAIRNYDPCISCSCHFLRLDLERDE from the coding sequence ATGTCTAAGAACGGGACGACTCAGAATCGGACATTACGGGTTGGACTGCTGGCTCGCGTGGAGGGTGAAGGGGCGCTTCACGTGCGGGTGAAGAACAACCGGGTGGTTGATGCAAAGCTGAAGATTTTTGAGCCGCCACGATTCTTCGAAGCACTGTTGCGGGGACGAAACTATCTCGAGGCTCCCGATATCACGGCACGCATCTGCGGGATCTGTCCGATTGCGTACCAACTCGGAGCCTCCCACGCGATGGAGGAAGCGTGCGGCGTCCGTGTGGACGGCGTCTTGCGCGACCTGCGTCAGTTGATCTACTGTGGAGAGTGGATCGAGAGCCACGCCCTCCACATTTTCATGCTTCATCTGCCCGACTTCCTCGGCTACGACGACGCTATCGGAATGGCTGCCGAGCACAAAGACGCCGTTGCGATGGGTCTCAGACTCAAGAAGATCGGCAACATGCTGATGTCGGTACTTGGTGGCCGCGAGGTACACCCGATCAACGTGCGTGTTGGAGGATTCTATCGCGTACCGACAGCAACTGAACTCGCGGAGCTCAAACCGGAGCTGGAGTGGGCACGGTCTGCGTCCATTGAGACGCTTGAGTTGCTCAAGACGCTCACGTACCCGGACTTCGAGCAAGAGTATGAGTACGTCGCTCTGTCACATCCGGATGAGTACGCCGTCCTCGACGGGCGACTGCGATCGAATCGTGGACTGGACATCCCGATATATGAGTTCAAGTCGCACTTCGTGGAGGAGCACGTTAAACATTCGACGTCGTTGCATGCGGTGCTCAGAGACAGAGGCGCGTACATGGTCGGGCCTCTGGCGCGGTATAATCTGAGCTTTGATCAACTGACTGACGGCGCCCGCGAAGCAGCCATCGAGATCGGACCGGGACGTGAGTGTAACAACCCCTTCAGAAGTATCCAGGTTCGAGCGGTCGAGCTGCTCCACGCGTGCGATCTCGGTCTGCAGCTTATCGACAGGTACAAGGAACCGACGCATCCGTTCGTAGAAACGACACCTCGACCGGCCGTAGGCTTCGGCTGTACCGAGGCGCCACGTGGCATCTGCTGGCATCGCTACCGGATTGACTATGACGGCACAATCCGTGACGCTACCATTGTACCGCCCACCTCGCAGAATCAGAAGTCGATAGAAGCCGATTTGCGAGAGTTCGTGACTCAACACCTTCATCTGAATACTGAAGATCTCACGTGGAAATGCGAGCAGGCCATCCGGAACTATGACCCGTGCATCTCCTGCTCATGCCACTTCCTTCGGCTTGATCTCGAACGAGATGAATGA
- a CDS encoding oxidoreductase, protein MATRKKPKLAVWKFASCDGCQLSLLDCEDELLEVAGQVTIAYFPEATRAVVRGPYDISLVEGSITTPHDAERIHAIRRKSKLLVTIGACATAGGIQALRNFGDVKEMIPLVYAHPEYIETLRVSTPISYHVPVDYELHGCPIDKYQLVELLSAYLNDREPNIPGYTVCTECKRRGTICVMVAHGQPCLGPVTHAGCGALCPAYNRGCYGCFGPGDGANTEALGRWLASNGSQPRDVARLFRTFTAAARAFRRESEAQERDV, encoded by the coding sequence ATGGCAACCCGGAAGAAACCAAAGCTGGCTGTGTGGAAGTTCGCGTCGTGCGATGGATGCCAGCTTAGTCTGCTTGACTGCGAAGATGAACTGCTGGAGGTCGCGGGGCAGGTCACTATCGCCTACTTCCCGGAGGCGACCCGGGCTGTCGTGCGAGGCCCGTACGACATCTCGCTGGTGGAGGGTTCAATCACGACGCCACATGACGCCGAGCGGATTCACGCTATCCGCCGGAAGTCGAAGCTGCTTGTCACGATCGGTGCGTGCGCCACGGCAGGCGGAATTCAGGCGCTGAGGAATTTCGGGGATGTGAAGGAGATGATCCCCCTTGTGTACGCCCATCCCGAGTACATCGAGACGCTCCGCGTGTCGACGCCCATCTCATATCACGTCCCCGTTGACTACGAGTTGCACGGCTGTCCGATCGACAAGTATCAACTGGTTGAACTGCTGAGCGCGTACCTGAATGACCGGGAGCCAAACATTCCGGGTTATACAGTGTGCACAGAGTGTAAGCGGCGTGGCACGATCTGCGTGATGGTCGCACACGGACAGCCATGCCTGGGACCAGTAACCCACGCCGGATGCGGCGCCCTCTGCCCCGCATACAACAGGGGCTGCTACGGTTGCTTTGGACCAGGCGATGGAGCCAACACAGAGGCTCTTGGAAGGTGGCTGGCGAGCAACGGCAGTCAACCCCGTGACGTCGCACGGCTGTTCAGAACCTTTACGGCGGCGGCGCGCGCATTTCGACGAGAAAGTGAGGCACAGGAGCGAGATGTCTAA
- a CDS encoding FAD/NAD(P)-binding protein codes for MQVINSHEPMLPYSGTITRRIQETSDTFTIDIKLNSGSPFHFSPGQFNMLYVFGVGEVPISISGSDKNSAVVTHTTRAVGAVTRRMSMLKVGDAIGVRGPLGTPWPMDEALGRDLLIVAGGIGLAPVRSVVYAALRNRDRFRRVILVHGARSPGDVLYAEELKVWTARDDFEVHVTVDRAPPEWEGNVGLITSLIPGLSFDPSDCVVLMCGPEIMMHFAAHSFEARGVDFRRVYVSMERNMKCGIGLCGHCQFGPEIICRDGPVLRLDIVEKWLAVREL; via the coding sequence ATGCAGGTAATCAACTCACACGAGCCGATGCTGCCGTACTCCGGCACGATTACGCGCCGCATCCAGGAGACGAGCGATACATTCACTATCGACATCAAACTCAACAGCGGCAGCCCTTTCCACTTCTCTCCCGGACAGTTCAATATGCTCTACGTCTTCGGCGTAGGGGAGGTGCCCATCTCTATCTCGGGCAGCGACAAGAACTCGGCCGTCGTAACGCATACGACTCGAGCCGTCGGGGCGGTCACGCGACGCATGTCGATGCTCAAGGTCGGCGACGCCATCGGCGTACGCGGACCGCTCGGCACACCATGGCCCATGGACGAAGCGCTGGGTCGCGACCTCCTGATCGTCGCCGGTGGCATCGGGCTTGCGCCCGTACGATCGGTAGTCTATGCGGCACTCCGCAACCGCGACCGGTTCAGACGTGTCATTCTGGTTCACGGTGCGCGTAGTCCGGGCGACGTTCTGTATGCGGAAGAACTGAAGGTGTGGACCGCTCGCGACGATTTTGAGGTCCACGTGACGGTAGACCGCGCGCCACCGGAATGGGAAGGCAATGTCGGTCTTATCACATCACTGATCCCCGGACTCTCTTTCGACCCGAGTGATTGCGTGGTTCTGATGTGTGGCCCGGAAATCATGATGCACTTCGCGGCCCATTCTTTTGAGGCGCGTGGTGTTGACTTCCGGCGAGTCTACGTTTCGATGGAAAGAAATATGAAGTGCGGGATTGGCCTCTGCGGGCACTGCCAGTTTGGTCCGGAAATCATCTGCCGAGACGGTCCGGTCCTTCGACTCGACATCGTTGAGAAGTGGCTCGCCGTTCGAGAACTGTAA